In Plasmodium relictum strain SGS1 genome assembly, chromosome: 7, the genomic stretch CGTAATATTCATCTTCCATTTCCATCTCATGTTTTCTCTCATAATTATCTCTTAAATTATCTTCTAAGCTTTCcatatatttatcatttatttctatttcattataataatcattttttatatttgacTCAACATTTCTTAAATaactattttcattttcttttttattttgatcttcatttatttcataagAACAATTTGcataaattttattgttttGATTACTTTTACGTTCCATAGCTATACTTTCTTTACATGTTGTATCATAATTCGTACTATACTTTTTGTTATCTATACATTCTAAAGAAGAATTATTTAGatcatttttgttattattgtTACTTTGAATGTTATTAACACAATTTATATTAGTAATATCTTTTcccatttcttttatataaattttttttttttcttcactaAGATCACTATTGTTTATTATGGAAGGATATTGCATATTCAATTCTCCATTTctatttaattcttctttCAATGGTATTCTTTTCGAATTTCTGTTAAAATTATcattcaataaaaaatttttcatattttttttttcccattCACTATTATTTATAGGTAACTTGGagtcttttttttcattaaaaaaatccGTTTCTGTATCACAAAATACTCCTTTATATGCAGAATCATATTCACTTTCAAGtttcttattattttcaatattgtaaatatctttattattttcattaaatattttttctcctttattatcatttgtATTATTGCACTCATcattatattcattaatattaGCATTACTTAAaacaatattattttttatacaatttaaatcatttatattaatactaTCTTTATAGGCATGATGTTTACCATCATTCATATTCAAATTATCATTCATTgctcttttattattttctgatAAATCATtaatactattattattattattattgttgttGCTGTTGTTGTTGTTGTCATTACTactattattgttattattattattattgttgttTTTGTCATTGccattattactattattgttattattattaatgttgttattattcatattattgttgatattattactattattattttcattggATAATGATATGTAATTATTTACAATATCTATTGgattatttcttatatttacTCCATTTTCCGTAATTCCCACTGGagtatttaaattattgcaATTTTGTTTACTTTTATGTTGTATAATACTTGTTTTTccatttaaatcattttcttcttcgTAATTTTCTACTcctataattaaattatcataTGAACATAAtaagtttatttttaaattattaatataataaccatgagaaaaattatcaatattttttacccatatattttttttcccaCATAATccaataataaaattattatttatatgcatatcatcaaatttatttttaattaaattaggTTTATTACCATAATTACCTCcccaaatatatatttcttcatCTATTGTTTTACATAAACTTACTTTACCAGCACTAATAAATATTACATTAATcaaattttcaattttctTAGGTTCATAAGAATCAATACAATTACTATGCCCCAAAACaccattattattttctccccacgaatatataaaattattaaaatttatagctagaataaaatttataccaatagaaatttttttaaaagctATATTGTTTGTATGTATATGATGAGGCTTCGTTAAAATTTTccctattttatttttattcatttttccTTTAATAAAATGTTCATTTATTAAACCAAAACCATATAATAAACCATCAATAGTTAAATATAATGTATACTTTTCAGAACAATAAACACATTTAACAATATCATTTTGTACATCCACTTTAtatactttatatttttttttattctttattttatagttatttatattgctacatttttctttatcaacATCTTCTATATAATCATCTTTATTGATTATATTATTACCTAATTGCCCATACGTATTATCTCCATAAGTAAATAATTCTCCATCTTTTGAAATAAAAGCGATATGATGATATCCACTGCTCACATCATgtattgttttattttttaataagttatcTACTAGTAAATAAGGCacatttttatcaaaatcattaaaattatttaaatgccAACAATATATTTTACCAACAATAGATAAAAAGCCAATTATTGATTTTCCACAACTTACTTTCACTATTTTTACTTGaggataatatattttatgtgtAATAATTTCctctttttttctatttaaattattttcattagaaTTAATTGTATCAtcacttttattttcatcatcatTTACCTCAATATTTTTCTCTATTTCCTTTttgttttcttctttatctatgtcttttttctctttttcaaTACTATTAACATTGTTTATAACAAATACATGAATCTTACTACCACATTTTTCATTAGACAtcatcttttttcttttttttaaaatacttttttcatatctataaattaaaatttacgtatcaacaacaaaaaaaaaaaaatataataattgaCAAAtcaattcaaattaaaacaaaataaaaaataatactaaaaaaaaataaaataaaatgttgaaaaaagataatagaacaataatgaataaaaaattaccaaaaagaaaagaaaagaaaaaaaaaaatacaaaaaaaagaaaatataataatatatttcaattgaaatatatctaaatatgttacataaaatttatactataatttaaattaaaaaaaaaataatataagaaaatatatacaaacaCGTATTTTATagttattaaaaagaaaaaaaaaatgcaaatgTACCAAAAAAGagattataatataatacaacctttatttttttctatttaataacatatttataaaaaaaaaaaacttgtCTAGTTCTTTAAAAACACAAACATATttaatcaaataaaatatttcatattaaaaaaaaattagataaaataaataataatttaatatgtaaaaaaaaaaaaaaagaagaatagTACAtccataaatatatataagaaatattatGTGCGAAAaactacaaaaaaaaaaaaatatcctaagaaattaataaagatactttaaatttttatttttttttattttttcattttcttatagtattttaatttcattcctttgaaattctttttaataaatgtaaaaatcaaaaaactattcttgtaaatataaaatattttatatatatttttaaaaattaaaaaaataaaatcaaatttatctttttaaatataaaaaaaaaaatagtttatgaaatatacaaaacaaaacaaaacaaaacaaaacaaTACAAcaaagataaagaaaaaaaaaaaggaaagaatttaataaaagagaacaatattataagaatagaaaattttatatattaacaaatttattataaagatTTTTTCAAGTATATTCTTAAGGTTATAACAATGTACggtatcaaaaaaaaataagaaattaaatgaaataattttactttCTTTTCAACTTAttgtataaaaaattcaaaacaAAGACAAAAACATGATGatattatttcctttttctttttttttttaaatattagtttattttaacaaaaaaaaataataaaaaaaaaaatagattagtatttttttttttaggtaCAACTAATATATTccttaatatttaataattttagtttttattttttttggcatgaataaaaaaaaaatttaaatacatatatgcacgactaataaattatacaaattattttaaaaattgtttacttctaaaaaaaaatatgatctttaaaaaaaaaaaaaattgtttttgtaataataaaaatagcgcactaaataaaagtataaaaagaaaaaaaatactagaatgttaataattaaaaaatagttaTTTCTTTGATCTatcctttttaaaatataaaacttacaatatataatttttttttagttatttattcaaaaatgctaattttgaaataaaaaaaaaaaaagacaaatatgaggaaaataataaatattagtacttcattatataatgaatatttatttatgaaaaattaatttttttttttttttttcatttgtcTAAAAATTTGTTATAAGAGGTATActgatatatttataaataactttaaattattgaaaaacaatgaatcttttatttaaatggtGATGAAAATTCTTTATATTGCTTTGTATTATTCATTATTAgaaattatatctttttatatgaaatttttgagtatataaaaaaagaaagaaagaaatgcCTTAAATActagaataattttttatttattatattgttTAACAAAACTTAAATATCGTTCAGTATCATTCATctagttatttttattttaaaaagtaaatataaattcattaattttttaagtaaaatatgccttttaagtattttaattacaaagttgctaataagaaaaaaatattctttcaatgaaaaaaaaaaaaaaaattttataattatgtaaTATATGATTTATGCTTTTgtaatttctttataatttatcttgatataattattttaagtttaaaattgttttatgtatttttttattctaacaaattctgtttttattttttcaaggATAGAACAAAATTAAtgtatataaagaaaaaataaaattacattaCATTGCGACtctatttaatataaatttttttttttttgccttaacaaaaattaataaaaaatattaaaaattgcTTAAAATATCATTCTAAAATTGGTTTACactgaaaaaaaatgttttttaaatataacagAAATAATCACAAAAGAAGTAAAATTCACGATACCACATAAATAGCATAATTTATTGGTATTGCAAGTATTTTTAACAACTaggtaatttaaaaaatttccatatatttttacatattcaAAGAAACCAAATGTGGAAtgtgaataattttttaatgtttctTAATTCTTAATCTgtgaaaattttttgaatgtatatttttagattttttttaattatatttatttaaaattttcaaatgaatgataatttattattaaataaatattttttaatctaaatatataaaatttaaacaaAATAGGGAACTTtcttaatataaaagaaagttttataaaatatactaatataagtttattttgttttttattttatatataacacTTAGAAGAATGGTaatatttcaataaaataaatgctAACATTTTTTGCATGcttaaaaaattgaagagaaaataaaattacattacatacataatttataaatgcacactaaatatataataatttcatttaatatgctaatttaagaatataaaattttctatatttcaataataaatgaatatattaatattttaaattatacgtgaatataaacatatataatttacattgaataaaaaaaaaaaaaaaaagagttttTAACggataaatatttaaaaaaaaaaaaaaaaaaaggaaaaaagagAGAAAAACAAAATGAGTATTGTAAATGAACATTATTGGACACCTAAAAAGGGAAGAGAACTTGCTATAAAGTATGAgaagttaatttttttaatatcattgTTATATATACCTgcaatatttattttacaaagattcatgaaaaaaagaaaagaaatagaagCAAAAGTTTGTAAAGTTATTTGGAATTTAACATTgtcatttttatcttttgttGGTGTGctactaataataatatatgacaaaactattttaaaattcttaATAGTAGAAGAAACTGAATATAGCCCCGAGACAAGAGCAGTTATAACTATATTTACATTGACAAAGTTTATTGAATATGGGGATAcactatttttaattctaaaaaaaaaaaaattaacattttTGCATAGCTACCATCATTTAAGTGTCGTTATTTATTGTTTATATTCACAAAAAGAATTAGTTTCACACGCGCATTATTTtgtcttttttaatttgattgTTCATAGcattatgtatttttattttggttttatatatattttaccaaaaattgttattaaaaTGAGAAAGTTTATTACATGTTTACAAATATTTCAAATGTTTGTAGGAATTTTTATCTCATATTATGCTATAAAACATGTAGATAATCCAGTTTACGTGAATAATGCGATTGCAAGCTTTACTTTATATTTAACTTACGCATTTctgtttttaaatttttattttaacaattattacagaaatataaaaagtaatgTTGCTACCTATCTAATAAGTATTCATATATTAGGAATTATTGGATTTATAATGATATGTAAAAGCAAAGATATTCTGAGATTATTTATTGAAGTATCAGTTGGATGCGTTTTCACTCTGacattattaaatttttctttttactttaataagcattattatcaaaatataaaaagcaaaatatctgaaaaaaattttattgagGAAACAGATCTTTTcaataaatacaaaaaaagatattattcGAATATGgctcttttaaaaaaaattactataaATATGATTAAAACTGGTTTATTATGCTTTAATGGATTAGCTACCTATGCACatgataatatatttctttttgtaaatttctattcagaaaaaattaaaagaattgcAAATGATTCAATAATAGATAActctaataaaaaagtaaataataacGAAATGAATGATATTTCGTCAACAAAATCTTTACCAAACGAtgatttgaaaaaaaagagaaaaaaaacattctttactttttataCATCATTAAAAGATCTTTACAATTCATCAATCATATCATATATAATATCAAAATCACCAATTGAAAACATTTCtataaatttagaaaatatgaAAACAGATCAATCAAGTATCAAAGGTAATTTTagttttctttatataataaaacaaatcattcaaaattatttattttacattgTATGTTTAATATTGCCAATATATTACGGATTAAAGGTCTATAATGATGCCTTATTAGGTTTATGTGTACACGGGGCTTTAAGGTGGTTAATTGAACTTTATtcaacaaaaatatttaataaaactcaaaaactaaaattttattaacctctattaaatttttctaataaaatacgtaaaaattgttaatatattcataataataattacattaatttttaactaaaaaaagaattatagaaaaaggaaaaaataaaataaaaacaaaaaaaaaggtaagaTTTCAATTTATCatcctaattttttttaatttgatatattttaatattttttaaataaaacatgtaaaataaaaaaatataataataaagcatagagtttttttttaaacataaatttatgttatttatataaattcgtatcatcttttcttttcttttcttattttaatttattgtcaaatttatttatattgtctccaatttttttttttaataacttattatcttcattctcactaaaattatatttacctatttattatatgtctaattattaaaataattgttttatttataaatgtttatatattttaagctacatatataaacatataattttatttaaaaaatattcgatgaaattatgaattaaaatacattatatatatttatcaatttcaaaaaaaaaaaaaattattttcaatttataCATACATAATTACGGGaatagtatatattttttaactcttgttttcacttttttaattttcttctatttttaggtttttttataaaaaatgcaacatttttttttaattattatctaaaaaaaaatttttaaatttttatttacaaaaaatttaacaaaaatttatgaatTGTAAAAAGAGATATACAAACTAATAAAGGAActactctttttttttagttctaAAGTgccaataaataaaaaaaattgggaaaaatttatcaaaatatttatttaaaatatttatgaaaacacaatatatcaaaaaaataaaatgaaaaattctaaaatgggtaaaaaaaaatataataacatgaataaaaaaaaagacaaaaatataagaatatataaaaatatttattagtattattaaaaataatgtaacgaaatgaaatgtaaaaaaataagagatTATATGATGTTGAATTgtattcttatatatatatatatattatataaaatattattttatatgaataGCTTTTGATACAAATATTTTaccaataaaaaattttagcatcatgtacatatatttatttatttattttttttttttttttttgtccttcaaattaaaaatttgctttttttcaataaattgACAAAATACAAAagcgaaaaaaaaaaaaaaaaaaaaaaaacactaATGTCTTCTTTTAAGTAAAgttaaaaattttgtaatCGTTCTAAAAttctatttataaattttaatttttttaaagcatTTAATATGTTGTCAAAATcctatagaaaaaaattggaaaatatatattaaaaataaagtaattaTTAGAACTGTAAATTTAAGATGAaaagtattttaaaattaataaaaaagaaactaaaaaaataaaataatatgataaaaaagttaaatgcTTAAGTGAATACAAAATAGTAATACTTAAGATGAataattaaaagtaaaaagtTACCATTTCtttgaaatataattttatactCTTAACATAATTCTCATACATTTCTTTGTATTTCCTaagatattttataaattaattaaaaaatattaaaacaataaaaagaaataaagaaaatatttcatttttattttactttgtTAATAATTCAATGTTAGCATTAGAactatttatttcttcattaatCTATAAGAAAGAAGAATAGATGAATATGTATCTACaactttataataaatataaatagctaaaaaaaaaaaaaaaaataattatacttttataatttcagTCAAAAACTCTTCATCATCCATACTTTCTTCTTCTGgtatcttaaaaaaaataaaaaaacatatatatatatattttatcactttatttttaagtataATTATACTAAGTGTGTAGGacaaatatgaaaaaagagtgacattttaaattaaaaaacaaaaaaaaaaaatgtaaaactatttatataatcaaataaaataagtataaaaaGAGCAATtaaaagattaaaaataataatagtttaaattatttatttgtaaGGTTTATACTTTATAATTATAGAGAATTTCCATTAAATATAATGCCCTATCAATATCGTTAAGTAGTGTTTTATATGCATTGTTTAAATAACTTGATACTTCATTTATTTTCTCTAACTATAattaaattgaaaaaataaaattatttataactcaaaaaagttttttgttattattaaatttatttcaaCATTATGATTCTTCATATGGATATCCCATACACaaatacttattttatattaatttggagatatttattttagaaaatatattttatgtaatttttttaagaacattcattttaattttttatatttacttcACAACTTTGAGCATTTTTATCAGGATggtatattttttgtatatcattaaattttttttttaaaaaagctTTATCTATATCATAATTTACTtctctaataaaaaattaaaaagaataatgataattataataaaaatgaaatatgcatatataatagcatattaaaatatatcacACTCATTTTTCAtatcatatatttatgtaattctcttttcaaaattttttcctATACAAATCAAAAAgttcaaaaatattaaaaattttaaagacaTCTACATTAACTAGCGCTTTACAACTCTAAAAAGAGAAGGaaataattagaaaaaataataaaaatctatcaatattatttcatatatatatacatatacttGATTTAATTTAGAATAAATCTTCttatacacatatatataataaaataaagaaaaaaaaattttcaataacaaactttacaaaaaaaaggtaCTACATCCACATTGATATTGTTATGGCAATTATGACATTCCAATTTTTTagtcttttttatattatcaatatctactatattatatttattattaactataaagaaaaaaataagtaaaaaggGGGTATATTTAATAATCTTATATACTTTCAGtttatattttgtaaaaTGCACAAGTCCTTAATAAAAtaggaaaatataaaatttgaaggttttttttatttttacacacattcattatttttacttataaaaaatcttttaattaattttgtagAATTGCTATGGTAGCttaatatctttattatattgTATCTCccaaataaagataaatatttaaatagtttCATGgcttaaaaatttattatttattttgtaggttttaatttattattattaaaatatttacatatataattacGAAACAAGaagtatttaaaataaaaatcaaaaaataatatccAATTCTTCAATaatacaacaaaaaaaaaaaaaaattttattgttgaatataaaaatatttttatatgatttatttatcattttatttagctatttttttttatttttttttcataaaataataaataatattttatttattaaaataataaaatttaaatctttatttaattttactttataaattttttttttcaatttgcaatattcataaattatataaaaaaataaacattgTAATGTAATTCATATACCTATTTATAAACTTTTTTagatcttatttttttataaaattaatgaatttataattatttatctgTGAATATATTTAaggaaatttttatatttattcaaCAAATATTACGTGaatgatttattttattttattttatgttcaagacttttatttcattatgatttttctttttttaaatgttttattGTGATAATAAtccattaatatatatatatatatttttaaaattaatttgcatttttatttacatattgcttatatttttcaatttgtaattttttaaaatcctGTACAAAATTTTTGTCCCATTTTGTTTCTTTCATTTTCCAAAACAAAGGTTTTTTCGACTTTAATTGTTCAATAACAGATTTATCATATTCATCGAGCATTTCTTTTATGAACCAATCAGGTAATATTTGCTCTATGTCAtaatttaattgaaaaataGCTTCTGGAATGTGAGGAAAATCTGGAAAATGATTAgctgttaattttttttcttgaacacttttatataatgttttaataatatctttaaaaaatatccAATCAGCTTTTGGCATAGATGCAACCATTGTCCTTAAAATTGTTTTTCTTACATTTGGTTGCTCGTGGCAAATTATAGAAGAAATATGTATAACGTCTTCCCATATGTCTTTTTGTAAAATGGAATAAATTCCTTTTTGAATaatcattaaaataattaaccAATCAGTTGGATTTTCCCTAAAATCTTTATTTTGAGATtgtatatgttttttttccatttctATTGCATGTTTAATATAACCTAGAAACGAATAATCTAATAAAGGTTTCATTGATTCaataaaatcatttaatCCCTTTTCATCTTGTATTGCTTTTTCACATATGAGCTGTATCTTTTTTAAGTGCTCCTTTTCTTCATGTTCCattacaatttttatatcatcATATAAACTTATAACAAATGAATTAACtatttgtaaatattttttttcttctactGTTTTAGGAGGATTTTCCTGAAgtcttattttcattaaacatatatattcatCACTTAACAAAACATCCCTATAATTATTACAAACTGTTGGAATCATGTCGTAatctaaatattttaattcttctatTAAAGTATTTAACCTCAATTCATTGATTTTCCATTTTtctctcattttttttttttcattgtcATCACTTTTCATATAAATGTCATACAATGTTAATTTACTATCCTCAGTAGGATCTAATAATTCTCCCTCTAAgcaattaaaaaattgtttattAATACTATTTTGTTTGACCCTTGGACTTAAATCTATATAAGAATTATTTTCCTTTGTCTTTTCATTTCTCATTAATTCTTCATCACTATCATTTGTCTTAGAActttcttcatcttcttcattaGTTAACTTCCCCATTATACTGTTATGAGTTCCTTTTACCGAATTT encodes the following:
- a CDS encoding chaperone, putative, with the protein product MKLFKYLSLFGRYNIIKILSYHSNSTKLIKRFFISKNNEFNNKYNIVDIDNIKKTKKLECHNCHNNINVDVVPFFCKSCKALVNVDVFKIFNIFELFDLEVNYDIDKAFLKKKFNDIQKIYHPDKNAQSCELEKINEVSSYLNNAYKTLLNDIDRALYLMEILYNYKIPEEESMDDEEFLTEIIKINEEINSSNANIELLTKKYKEMYENYVKSIKLYFKEMDFDNILNALKKLKFINRILERLQNF
- a CDS encoding long chain fatty acid elongation enzyme, putative, whose amino-acid sequence is MSIVNEHYWTPKKGRELAIKYEKLIFLISLLYIPAIFILQRFMKKRKEIEAKVCKVIWNLTLSFLSFVGVLLIIIYDKTILKFLIVEETEYSPETRAVITIFTLTKFIEYGDTLFLILKKKKLTFLHSYHHLSVVIYCLYSQKELVSHAHYFVFFNLIVHSIMYFYFGFIYILPKIVIKMRKFITCLQIFQMFVGIFISYYAIKHVDNPVYVNNAIASFTLYLTYAFLFLNFYFNNYYRNIKSNVATYLISIHILGIIGFIMICKSKDILRLFIEVSVGCVFTLTLLNFSFYFNKHYYQNIKSKISEKNFIEETDLFNKYKKRYYSNMALLKKITINMIKTGLLCFNGLATYAHDNIFLFVNFYSEKIKRIANDSIIDNSNKKVNNNEMNDISSTKSLPNDDLKKKRKKTFFTFYTSLKDLYNSSIISYIISKSPIENISINLENMKTDQSSIKGNFSFLYIIKQIIQNYLFYIVCLILPIYYGLKVYNDALLGLCVHGALRWLIELYSTKIFNKTQKLKFY